One part of the Plodia interpunctella isolate USDA-ARS_2022_Savannah chromosome 28, ilPloInte3.2, whole genome shotgun sequence genome encodes these proteins:
- the Snx6 gene encoding sorting nexin-32 isoform X3: MMDCVEETNHDPLSVPPAQSPAGGDSKVDKKKPSENVSLVDNSLLVDISDALSEKEKVKFTVHTKTTLPEFQKSEFIVVRQHEEFVWLHDRYEENEEYAGYIIPPAPPRPDFDASREKLQRLGEGEGALTREEFLKMKEELEDEYLATFKKTVAMHEVFLQRLAAHPVFRNDSHLRVFLEYEQDLCAKPKGKMDLIGGLMRSMTTTTDEIYLGATVRDVNDFFEQETSFLQEYYSHLKEAVAKVDRMTTKHKEVADAHIKLSSCLTQLATREQPPTERLLTRASDTFDKCRKIEGRMASDQDLKLADTLRYYMRDAHAAKAVLVRRLRCLAAYEAANRNLEKARAKNKDVHAAEQAQADACARFEQLSARAREELLDFRVRRVAAFRKSLIDLAELEMKHARAQQELFRKSLQVLRECQ, translated from the exons ATGATG GATTGTGTAGAGGAGACTAACCATGATCCCCTGTCGGTGCCTCCGGCACAGTCTCCGGCAGGCGGGGATTCCAAAGTGGACAAGAAGAAGCCCAGTGAGAATGTATCATTGGTTGACAACAGTTTATTg GTTGAcatatcagatgccttgaGCGAAAAGGAGAAAGTGAAGTTCACGGTGCACACAAAGACCACTCTGCCAGAGTTCCAAAAGTCTGAGTTCATTGTGGTGCGACAGCACGAGGAGTTTGTGTGGCTTCATGACAGATATGAGGAGAATGAAGAATATGCTGGGTACATT ATACCACCAGCTCCGCCCCGGCCTGACTTCGACGCTTCGCGCGAGAAGTTGCAGCGTCTGGGGGAGGGGGAGGGGGCGCTGACCAGGGAGGAGTTCCTGAAGATGAAGGAGGAGCTCGAGGA TGAATACTTGGCTACGTTCAAGAAGACAGTGGCCATGCACGAAGTGTTCCTACAACGTTTGGCAGCACACCCCGTGTTCAGAAACGATTCCCACCTCCGTGTCTTCTTGGAGTACGAACAGGATCTATGTGCCAAGCCGAAAGGGAAAATGGACCTTATTGGTGGATTG ATGAGGTCAATGACCACCACCACAGATGAGATCTACCTAGGGGCAACGGTCAGAGATGTCAATGACTTCTTCGAGCAAGAGACGTCGTTCCTACAGGAATACTACTCTCATTTGAAGGAGGCTGTCGCTAAGGTCGACAGGATGACCACTAAGCATAAAG AGGTGGCAGACGCCCACATAAAGCTGTCATCTTGCCTGACACAGCTGGCCACGCGCGAACAACCGCCTACTGAGAGACTCCTTACCAGAGCTAGCGACACATTCGACAAATGCagg AAGATCGAAGGTCGCATGGCATCGGACCAGGATCTGAAGTTAGCTGATACGTTGCGGTACTACATGAGAGACGCTCACGCAGCCAAAGCTGTACTTGTAAGGAGACTTAG ATGTCTTGCGGCTTACGAAGCAGCCAACAGGAATTTGGAAAAGGCAAGGGCCAAGAACAAGGATGTACACGct GCGGAACAAGCGCAAGCGGACGCATGCGCTCGCTTCGAGCAGCTGTCAGCTCGAGCGCGCGAGGAGTTGCTCGACTTCCGAGTGCGGAGGGTAGCTGCTTTCAGGAAGAG TCTGATCGATCTGGCAGAGTTGGAGATGAAACATGCGCGTGCGCAACAAGAACTGTTCAGAAAGTCTTTGCAAGTACTAAGGGAATGCCAgtga
- the Snx6 gene encoding sorting nexin-32 isoform X2 gives MDCVEETNHDPLSVPPAQSPAGGDSKVDKKKPSENVSLVDNSLLVDISDALSEKEKVKFTVHTKTTLPEFQKSEFIVVRQHEEFVWLHDRYEENEEYAGYIIPPAPPRPDFDASREKLQRLGEGEGALTREEFLKMKEELEDEYLATFKKTVAMHEVFLQRLAAHPVFRNDSHLRVFLEYEQDLCAKPKGKMDLIGGLMRSMTTTTDEIYLGATVRDVNDFFEQETSFLQEYYSHLKEAVAKVDRMTTKHKEVADAHIKLSSCLTQLATREQPPTERLLTRASDTFDKCRKIEGRMASDQDLKLADTLRYYMRDAHAAKAVLVRRLRCLAAYEAANRNLEKARAKNKDVHAPLEVQEAEQAQADACARFEQLSARAREELLDFRVRRVAAFRKSLIDLAELEMKHARAQQELFRKSLQVLRECQ, from the exons ATG GATTGTGTAGAGGAGACTAACCATGATCCCCTGTCGGTGCCTCCGGCACAGTCTCCGGCAGGCGGGGATTCCAAAGTGGACAAGAAGAAGCCCAGTGAGAATGTATCATTGGTTGACAACAGTTTATTg GTTGAcatatcagatgccttgaGCGAAAAGGAGAAAGTGAAGTTCACGGTGCACACAAAGACCACTCTGCCAGAGTTCCAAAAGTCTGAGTTCATTGTGGTGCGACAGCACGAGGAGTTTGTGTGGCTTCATGACAGATATGAGGAGAATGAAGAATATGCTGGGTACATT ATACCACCAGCTCCGCCCCGGCCTGACTTCGACGCTTCGCGCGAGAAGTTGCAGCGTCTGGGGGAGGGGGAGGGGGCGCTGACCAGGGAGGAGTTCCTGAAGATGAAGGAGGAGCTCGAGGA TGAATACTTGGCTACGTTCAAGAAGACAGTGGCCATGCACGAAGTGTTCCTACAACGTTTGGCAGCACACCCCGTGTTCAGAAACGATTCCCACCTCCGTGTCTTCTTGGAGTACGAACAGGATCTATGTGCCAAGCCGAAAGGGAAAATGGACCTTATTGGTGGATTG ATGAGGTCAATGACCACCACCACAGATGAGATCTACCTAGGGGCAACGGTCAGAGATGTCAATGACTTCTTCGAGCAAGAGACGTCGTTCCTACAGGAATACTACTCTCATTTGAAGGAGGCTGTCGCTAAGGTCGACAGGATGACCACTAAGCATAAAG AGGTGGCAGACGCCCACATAAAGCTGTCATCTTGCCTGACACAGCTGGCCACGCGCGAACAACCGCCTACTGAGAGACTCCTTACCAGAGCTAGCGACACATTCGACAAATGCagg AAGATCGAAGGTCGCATGGCATCGGACCAGGATCTGAAGTTAGCTGATACGTTGCGGTACTACATGAGAGACGCTCACGCAGCCAAAGCTGTACTTGTAAGGAGACTTAG ATGTCTTGCGGCTTACGAAGCAGCCAACAGGAATTTGGAAAAGGCAAGGGCCAAGAACAAGGATGTACACGct CCGCTGGAAGTACAGGAG GCGGAACAAGCGCAAGCGGACGCATGCGCTCGCTTCGAGCAGCTGTCAGCTCGAGCGCGCGAGGAGTTGCTCGACTTCCGAGTGCGGAGGGTAGCTGCTTTCAGGAAGAG TCTGATCGATCTGGCAGAGTTGGAGATGAAACATGCGCGTGCGCAACAAGAACTGTTCAGAAAGTCTTTGCAAGTACTAAGGGAATGCCAgtga
- the Snx6 gene encoding sorting nexin-32 isoform X1, with protein MMDCVEETNHDPLSVPPAQSPAGGDSKVDKKKPSENVSLVDNSLLVDISDALSEKEKVKFTVHTKTTLPEFQKSEFIVVRQHEEFVWLHDRYEENEEYAGYIIPPAPPRPDFDASREKLQRLGEGEGALTREEFLKMKEELEDEYLATFKKTVAMHEVFLQRLAAHPVFRNDSHLRVFLEYEQDLCAKPKGKMDLIGGLMRSMTTTTDEIYLGATVRDVNDFFEQETSFLQEYYSHLKEAVAKVDRMTTKHKEVADAHIKLSSCLTQLATREQPPTERLLTRASDTFDKCRKIEGRMASDQDLKLADTLRYYMRDAHAAKAVLVRRLRCLAAYEAANRNLEKARAKNKDVHAPLEVQEAEQAQADACARFEQLSARAREELLDFRVRRVAAFRKSLIDLAELEMKHARAQQELFRKSLQVLRECQ; from the exons ATGATG GATTGTGTAGAGGAGACTAACCATGATCCCCTGTCGGTGCCTCCGGCACAGTCTCCGGCAGGCGGGGATTCCAAAGTGGACAAGAAGAAGCCCAGTGAGAATGTATCATTGGTTGACAACAGTTTATTg GTTGAcatatcagatgccttgaGCGAAAAGGAGAAAGTGAAGTTCACGGTGCACACAAAGACCACTCTGCCAGAGTTCCAAAAGTCTGAGTTCATTGTGGTGCGACAGCACGAGGAGTTTGTGTGGCTTCATGACAGATATGAGGAGAATGAAGAATATGCTGGGTACATT ATACCACCAGCTCCGCCCCGGCCTGACTTCGACGCTTCGCGCGAGAAGTTGCAGCGTCTGGGGGAGGGGGAGGGGGCGCTGACCAGGGAGGAGTTCCTGAAGATGAAGGAGGAGCTCGAGGA TGAATACTTGGCTACGTTCAAGAAGACAGTGGCCATGCACGAAGTGTTCCTACAACGTTTGGCAGCACACCCCGTGTTCAGAAACGATTCCCACCTCCGTGTCTTCTTGGAGTACGAACAGGATCTATGTGCCAAGCCGAAAGGGAAAATGGACCTTATTGGTGGATTG ATGAGGTCAATGACCACCACCACAGATGAGATCTACCTAGGGGCAACGGTCAGAGATGTCAATGACTTCTTCGAGCAAGAGACGTCGTTCCTACAGGAATACTACTCTCATTTGAAGGAGGCTGTCGCTAAGGTCGACAGGATGACCACTAAGCATAAAG AGGTGGCAGACGCCCACATAAAGCTGTCATCTTGCCTGACACAGCTGGCCACGCGCGAACAACCGCCTACTGAGAGACTCCTTACCAGAGCTAGCGACACATTCGACAAATGCagg AAGATCGAAGGTCGCATGGCATCGGACCAGGATCTGAAGTTAGCTGATACGTTGCGGTACTACATGAGAGACGCTCACGCAGCCAAAGCTGTACTTGTAAGGAGACTTAG ATGTCTTGCGGCTTACGAAGCAGCCAACAGGAATTTGGAAAAGGCAAGGGCCAAGAACAAGGATGTACACGct CCGCTGGAAGTACAGGAG GCGGAACAAGCGCAAGCGGACGCATGCGCTCGCTTCGAGCAGCTGTCAGCTCGAGCGCGCGAGGAGTTGCTCGACTTCCGAGTGCGGAGGGTAGCTGCTTTCAGGAAGAG TCTGATCGATCTGGCAGAGTTGGAGATGAAACATGCGCGTGCGCAACAAGAACTGTTCAGAAAGTCTTTGCAAGTACTAAGGGAATGCCAgtga